The genomic DNA TTCGGGACAAGGGGCTGCCCGCCTGGAAGCGGGACGACAAGGGGTCGTGGCGGGCTCTGCCCGAGGATTTGCAGCGGTGGATTCGCGAACAGCGGGACCGCCATATCAGCAATTACGTGTTCAGGGAACGGCCGGACGCCGGTCTGTAGGGACACCCAGACGGGAACGGGAAAATCGGCCGCGCGTGTTGGCGGGGCGCGCGGCGGTCAGGGCAGGGTGTTGAAGGAATTGACCGAGTTCAGGAGCACCCCGTCGGGCCGGGCCAGGTCCTTCAGATCGGTCCCCGGCTCCAGGGTGGTGATGACGGTGCGGCCTATGACCGCCCGCCCCTCGACTCCGTTGCGCCGGGTCTTGAGCCCCCAAACGGTGTGCAGGACCACGGGCTGGCCGTTTTCGGAGCCTATGTAGATCATGATGTGTCCCGGCTTGCGTACCAGGGTCAGGAACGGAACTCCCTCTTCGAGCAGGAGGTTCTTCTTGGCCTGTCCGTCGCCGTGCTCCAGGGGCGTAACCCAGCCGAGTTTGGCCTGCTGGCTTGAATTGCGCGGCAGGAAGATGCCGAAGGCGGCCATGAGGTCCATGGTCGTGGCCGAGCAGTCCCGATCACCATACAGTCCGCCCCAGCCGTAGGGCTCGCCGATCATGAGGCCGGCCAGGCGCGCGAAGTTGTCGGGCGTGGGCGGCAGCGGGGCCGGTTCGGCGCCGCCGGGCGCGATGCGGGCGAGCTTGGCCACGGCCCTGCCCCGGTCGTCACGGGCCGGAACCATGACCGTGAGGCCCTTGTCGGCCGCTTCTCCGTTGTCGGAGGTGTCCCCGGCCAGGGGCAGCAGAGTGCCGATAGTTCCCGTGCAGCGGAAAATTCCGTCCTCGTCCACCAGGGACACCCCGTCCCGGACAACCGCCGCATAGGCTTCGGCTCGGAACCGTTTGGCGAACCCGTCGTCCACCCAGGCGATGTCCGTGGCCCTGACCCAACCGTAGGCGAAGCGCGATTCCACCAGGACCCAGGCCCGGTCGGCGCTTTCGTGGGTGGCGTAGAGCGGGGTTCCGGCCAGGACCAGGGAGTTTTGCATGTAGTCGAAGGGGAACCCTTCGCCCGCCTGCCGGGGATCGAGGAAGACGGGCTTGTCCGTGGGCAGGACCCGCATGGAGGTGTTGACCACGCTTACGGCGCGGCGGTTCAGGCTCGGATATTCGCCCACGCGCGAGGCGTCGGCCATGGCCGAAAGCCAGTCTGGGTCGCGCGGGAGGATGTTTTCACCGAAGAGGGGCCTTTTCGAAAAGGCGGTCAGTCCCCAGAAGACCTTTTCCGCCGGGAATTCAGGACGAGTCCGCTCCCATGGGTCGAAGTGCCGCGTGAGGAAATCCGACCAGGCCGCGGCCTGGATGTCGGGGCTCATGAGCCGCGCGTCTCCCGGCAATCCGTGATACGCCCCGGCGTCCTGGACAAGGGGGAGCTGCGGCGCAGGGGAATGGCGCACCGCGCACCCGGTCCCGAGAACAAGCAGGGCCGTGAGGAGAATCGTTCGGAAGGCGGCGCGGCGCATGGTTCTAGTCCTTTTTCAGGTACTTCTTGCCGATGTCGAAGCCCTTGCCGATTTTTTCGCCCACGGTGTGGTAGGCGCGGGTTCCCGGGGAGAAAATGAGCGGAAGGATTTTTTCCGGGTCGGGAAATTTGCCGTCGACCAGCTTGTCGTCGTCGCATTTCACGTCCTTGATCTCGCCCACGAGCATGACGTGCGCCTTGAGGTCAACCGTCTCCTTGAGCTCGCACTCGATGACCAGCGGGAATTCACCGATGTACGGGGCGTCGACGCAATCGCTCTTCACCGGGGTGAGTCCCGTGGCCGCGAATTTGTCCACCTTTTCGCCCGAGACCATGCCGAGGTAGTCCGCCTCGGCGGCCAGATAGGCCGGGCTCACCGACACGGTGAACGCCTTGTGTTTCATGATTCCCGCATAGGTATGGCGCGAGGGGCGCACGGATACGGTCAGGCAGGCGGGGTCCGAGCCGCAGATGCCGCCCCAGGCGGCGATCATGGCGTTGGGCTTGTCCGCCTCGTCGTAGGAACCCACCGCCCAGACCGGAGTGGGCTGGGCTAGGGTATTGGGACCGAGGGATTTCTTCATCGTCAAAGCTCCTTGTATTCGATTCAGGTTTGCAGTCTACGGCAAACCCGGCTGAATGAAAACAATCAGGGCCGGTACGTCGGCAGGCCGGGATCGACGCGTTCGGCGATGCGATCGGCCAGGGCGGCGCACAGGCCGCAGGTCCGGCACGCCTTGTCGCATGACGTGACCCGGTCGAAGAAGTCGGCGGGCAGGCTGCCGTTGGGTATGCGCACCCGGTCTGCGAGATCGCCCATGGCGTCCATGAGGTCCAGGAGGTTGCCGTCGTAACGTCCTTCCGCATAGGCGGCCACCGTACGCATGAGAAAGGCCGTACCACGATTTCGGCCGCACAGCTTGAGGCCATGGGCTACACCAGCGTATCGCCCGGCATCCTCGGGACGGATGAAGGGCGAAGCGAGCATCAGTCCCGGCTCCCGGATCATGCGTCGCACGCAGCCGAAATCCCGGTTCAACGCAAAGGTCCGGTCGCCGCACAGCCCCTCCACCACCAGTCCGACGTGGGCGTCGTGGGCAGGCTTGTACGGGCATTGGTACAGGCACCCCTCGTTGGCCATGAGGAAGAGTTGGATGTCCGTGTGTCTGGCGCGCAGTCCGTGGACCAGCGCGTTCAGGCCGTCCGGATCGCGGTTGAGCGACCTGTCCGCCACCACCCGTTTCGGCGGGCGGAACGCGGTCTCGCCGATCAGGTCCAGCAGGGCGAAGACGCGCGAGGGCGAATCCGGCATGGCGTTGATGCTGGGCACGGCGGCAAGCCGTTCGCATGTGGCGGGCCGGGCGTCGGACAACGCCTGAAGGAAGTAGGCGTCGGCGAAGACGATTCCGGTCAGTCCGGCCTCGTCCGTCAGCCTGTCCAGCAGGTCGGCGGTCCCGTGCAGCCCCTTGGTGTCGAAATAACGCTCCGGATGAAGGAATCGGGCGTTCATGAGCAGGAGCCTGTCCATTCCCGGCAGCCGCTTCAGGCCGCTGATGACGGCGTCGAGGTCGGCCGGGGCCGTCCGCTGCCGCGCGTCGGATACGCGCGTGTCGCATAGGGAAAAGTGGACCGAGGCCAGTCTGTCGGACCGTTCGCGCAGGAAATCGACGTAGTCGTCGTCGGGCAGAAATGGGACGTCCAGGAGCATATGCCGTTTTCGCCCTTGTCCGCGTTCCCGTCAAGCGTTGGCTCGGGAAAGCGCCTTTGTGGCGGGCGCAAAACAAGGACCAATACATTTAACTCCCCGCACTGGCGAAGCGGAAACACCCGCGCCAAAGGCGCATAAAAGGGATGCAAGGGTGCGAACCCTTGCCCGCCGGAGGCGAAATCACCCGACTATTGCCGCGAAGCGGCTTTCAACTCCTGATTTTCCTCTCCAGGGAACTAAAGGGATAGCTCCCCAAAAAAAAGGAGAGCCGGACGCACATATCCGGCTCTCCCTAAAAGGGGATGAGACCCCTCTTGCATGTTAGATGTGCTGTCCGACCCACCCGGCAATGCCTCGGGCGTCCATTGCACCGGATTGCCTGGCGATCTCGCGGCCATTCCTGAACAGGATGAGGGTGGGCACGGCGCGGATGCCGTAGCGCGCGGCAACGGTCTGTTCGGCCGAGGTGTCGATTTTTGCCAGCCTGACCTTGGGGAACAGGGTCTTGGCGGCGTCGGCGAACTGCGGGCCCATCATGAGGCAGGGGCCGCAGGTGGGAGAGTAGAAATCCACGAGAACGGGGACTTCGCTCTTGCCTATATGGCGGTCAAAGGTGGAGCCGACCAGCTCAAGGGGCTGGGCTTCGAAGACCCTGCCGCCGCATTTGCCGCAGGCGGCTTCGGCCTCGCGGCCGGGATTTACGCGGTTTACCGCCCCGCATTGGGGGCAGACGATGAGTCGATTATCGGTGGTCATGAGATTCCTCCGTTGTTGTCTTACGGAAGAAGAATAATCACCGTGGGGCGTTGGGCAAGGGCTGCGGATCAGGCAAGGAGCAGGAACGAGGCCGTGGCCCTGGCGACTTCTCGGTCGCCGGACGAGGCCGAAGCTTCGACGAACAGCACGCGGCTGCCGCGTTTGACCACGTTTGCTTCGCAGATCAGGTCCGAGCCGGGCCTGACCGCGCGGAGAAAACTGACGGACAGATCGATGGTGGTGGTCCGCTCGCCGGGCGCGTTGCCGCCGAGCACGGCGTGAGCCATGGCTTCATCGAGCAGAGAGGTCAGCACGCCGCCCGCGACCATGCCCGCCCCCTGGGTCAGCTCCGGCTTGAAGGGCAGTTTGAGCACGGCGCGGTCGGGTTCGATGGACACCACCTCCACGCCGAGGAAGGTGAAAAGGTTGTTCACGGTCTGGCCTTCCTTGCGGACCGCTTCGAGGTAGGCTTCAGGCATGTCGGTTATTCCCCCCGGCCGGTTTCGAGCCGCGCTTCCATGTCCCTGCGCAGCCTGGTGAGCATTTCCACGGTGCCCTCCATGTCTGTGGGGAAGGCGCCTGGCTCCAGTTCGAGAGTAATGTATCCGGCGTATCCCCGTTTGCCAAGGCGTTCGAGGAAGGCGTCCAGCGGCAGCGCGCCCCTGCCGGGCGCGAGGTGTTCGGTGTAGCCCACGGCGTCGGAGAAGTGGACGTTGTAAAGCAGGCCGTGCGGGACCTTGTCGATGGCCTCCAGCACGTCGCGTCCCGACACGCCCATGTGGCAGACGTCGAAGGTCAGGCCCACGTTCTTGTCCCGGCACTGGGCCATGAGCTTGTCCAGCGGGTCCTTGCCGAAGGGTGAACCCTCGGCCCACGGCATGTTCTCCAGCGAAAAGCGGATGCGGCCCTTGGCGTCCAGGAGCAACGGCAGGTCTACGGCTTTCTCGAACCAGCGGTTCTGGATCATATTGGCCAGCCGGGTGCCCGGAGGGTGCATGGTGATGTGGTCGGCATCGGGCAGCGCGTTGGCCAGGGCCGTGGTCGCCCGCCATGAGTTGAGATGCCCGCCCCAGGCCGCCCAGTCGCGGAACGGGGCGTGCAGGCTGCGGATGGGCAGGATGTCGCTGATGGCCTCCAGTCCGGCGTCGGGGTTGAGCTT from Desulfovibrio sp. Fe33 includes the following:
- a CDS encoding helix-turn-helix domain-containing protein codes for the protein MSDICLKGAKEICEAVGENPRNITELVRDKGLPAWKRDDKGSWRALPEDLQRWIREQRDRHISNYVFRERPDAGL
- a CDS encoding SH3 domain-containing protein yields the protein MRRAAFRTILLTALLVLGTGCAVRHSPAPQLPLVQDAGAYHGLPGDARLMSPDIQAAAWSDFLTRHFDPWERTRPEFPAEKVFWGLTAFSKRPLFGENILPRDPDWLSAMADASRVGEYPSLNRRAVSVVNTSMRVLPTDKPVFLDPRQAGEGFPFDYMQNSLVLAGTPLYATHESADRAWVLVESRFAYGWVRATDIAWVDDGFAKRFRAEAYAAVVRDGVSLVDEDGIFRCTGTIGTLLPLAGDTSDNGEAADKGLTVMVPARDDRGRAVAKLARIAPGGAEPAPLPPTPDNFARLAGLMIGEPYGWGGLYGDRDCSATTMDLMAAFGIFLPRNSSQQAKLGWVTPLEHGDGQAKKNLLLEEGVPFLTLVRKPGHIMIYIGSENGQPVVLHTVWGLKTRRNGVEGRAVIGRTVITTLEPGTDLKDLARPDGVLLNSVNSFNTLP
- a CDS encoding flavin reductase family protein, with the protein product MKKSLGPNTLAQPTPVWAVGSYDEADKPNAMIAAWGGICGSDPACLTVSVRPSRHTYAGIMKHKAFTVSVSPAYLAAEADYLGMVSGEKVDKFAATGLTPVKSDCVDAPYIGEFPLVIECELKETVDLKAHVMLVGEIKDVKCDDDKLVDGKFPDPEKILPLIFSPGTRAYHTVGEKIGKGFDIGKKYLKKD
- a CDS encoding thioredoxin family protein, producing the protein MTTDNRLIVCPQCGAVNRVNPGREAEAACGKCGGRVFEAQPLELVGSTFDRHIGKSEVPVLVDFYSPTCGPCLMMGPQFADAAKTLFPKVRLAKIDTSAEQTVAARYGIRAVPTLILFRNGREIARQSGAMDARGIAGWVGQHI
- a CDS encoding PaaI family thioesterase, whose protein sequence is MPEAYLEAVRKEGQTVNNLFTFLGVEVVSIEPDRAVLKLPFKPELTQGAGMVAGGVLTSLLDEAMAHAVLGGNAPGERTTTIDLSVSFLRAVRPGSDLICEANVVKRGSRVLFVEASASSGDREVARATASFLLLA
- a CDS encoding sugar phosphate isomerase/epimerase family protein; translation: MGEEAIGRSGPHILLSAGCLFHLPLKLVARIGREAGFAGMELIMNSPKLNPDAGLEAISDILPIRSLHAPFRDWAAWGGHLNSWRATTALANALPDADHITMHPPGTRLANMIQNRWFEKAVDLPLLLDAKGRIRFSLENMPWAEGSPFGKDPLDKLMAQCRDKNVGLTFDVCHMGVSGRDVLEAIDKVPHGLLYNVHFSDAVGYTEHLAPGRGALPLDAFLERLGKRGYAGYITLELEPGAFPTDMEGTVEMLTRLRRDMEARLETGRGE